From the genome of Gracilibacillus salitolerans, one region includes:
- a CDS encoding TIGR03943 family putative permease subunit gives MKLNGQQLLRATILLFFTIFIFRLHVSGDILKLINPKYETLSQIGASLFLLLFLVQMHRVFTFGTKAEHHHHEGGHDHHHDHGDQPMNLKKVFSYMIIVFPIASGMLLPLSSLDASIAKNKGATLSITRQAEQEESSQDELAETQTPDEVPPGTEQPAGDDNPIDPNIYKNTIKKTEYDQLRSDILLQTHIEMGETLFSTYYQEIMANTEQLQGTRVSLSGFVYREEGFSAEQLVIGRFLITHCVADAGLIGFLTEFDQAKNIEDNTWLDVTGTIQLTDYQGSQIPVIEVTDVETIEEPDQPYVYPINIEIVE, from the coding sequence ATGAAATTAAATGGACAACAACTATTACGCGCTACGATCCTATTATTTTTCACCATCTTTATTTTCCGATTACACGTTAGTGGTGACATCTTAAAGTTGATTAACCCGAAATATGAAACCTTAAGTCAAATTGGGGCTTCACTATTTCTATTGTTATTTTTAGTTCAAATGCATCGAGTGTTTACATTTGGAACAAAAGCAGAACATCACCATCATGAGGGAGGCCATGACCACCATCATGATCATGGCGATCAACCAATGAATCTAAAAAAAGTTTTTAGTTATATGATTATCGTTTTTCCTATTGCGTCAGGTATGTTATTACCACTATCGAGCTTAGATGCATCGATTGCGAAAAATAAAGGTGCGACACTATCGATTACAAGACAAGCGGAACAAGAGGAATCGTCACAAGATGAACTAGCTGAAACACAGACACCAGATGAAGTTCCTCCTGGGACAGAACAACCGGCAGGTGATGATAATCCGATAGATCCGAATATCTATAAAAACACGATTAAAAAGACCGAATATGATCAATTGCGTTCTGATATTTTGCTACAGACACATATAGAAATGGGGGAAACGCTCTTTTCAACGTATTATCAAGAAATAATGGCGAATACCGAACAGTTGCAAGGAACAAGGGTAAGCTTATCAGGATTTGTATATCGTGAAGAAGGTTTTTCAGCGGAGCAATTAGTAATCGGTCGCTTTTTGATTACACATTGTGTGGCAGATGCAGGATTAATAGGTTTCTTAACCGAATTTGATCAGGCAAAAAACATCGAAGATAATACATGGTTAGACGTAACAGGAACGATTCAACTAACAGATTATCAAGGTTCCCAAATACCGGTTATCGAAGTAACTGATGTAGAAACAATTGAAGAACCCGACCAGCCTTATGTATACCCTATAAATATAGAGATTGTCGAATAA
- the csaA gene encoding chaperone CsaA has protein sequence MATFDDFTKLDLRIGTVIEAEDFKEARKPAIKLKIDFGEIGVKQSSAQITKRYNPEQLIGRQVAAVVNFPPLRIAGFKSEVLVLGGVTGVDDVVLIRPDEKVENGSKIS, from the coding sequence ATGGCTACTTTTGATGATTTTACAAAGTTAGATTTACGAATTGGGACAGTGATAGAAGCAGAAGATTTTAAAGAAGCGAGGAAACCAGCGATTAAGTTGAAAATTGACTTTGGTGAGATTGGTGTAAAACAATCCTCAGCACAAATTACAAAGAGGTATAATCCAGAGCAGTTGATCGGCAGACAAGTGGCTGCAGTAGTTAATTTTCCTCCGTTAAGAATTGCCGGCTTTAAATCAGAGGTGTTGGTACTAGGTGGAGTAACAGGGGTAGATGATGTGGTCTTAATAAGACCAGATGAGAAAGTGGAAAACGGCAGCAAAATATCATAG
- a CDS encoding ribonucleotide-diphosphate reductase subunit beta translates to MTQVDQSLSKIKLLNPTYPNKATGIINGESSGLLNWNDIAYPQMYDLYQTLLANFWKAQEINMQDDIKQWDNLSETEKDVFLRINTQLASLDSLQTPTMTHVMDYVTDSSFKAIFAVISQQEAVHNESYSYILSSLVPLREQNERFDQAKEDPMVRKRNQLILDSYEAFRENPTPQRLFELAINSINLEGIYFYAGFAFFYHLARQQKMLKTSTMISYIQRDEMQHAYFVSQFVRILLTENPELNTEENIQYAYQTVDKAVQLEKEWADYILKDIEGIDLDEFHGYVEYLANKRFRQIGLDNYYPERDNPMEWIHVFSDEMMNETKSDFFEQKSRTYTKVSSSNGFDEL, encoded by the coding sequence ATGACACAAGTCGATCAATCTTTATCAAAAATCAAACTATTAAATCCTACTTACCCAAATAAAGCAACTGGAATTATTAACGGTGAGTCTTCCGGACTATTAAACTGGAATGACATCGCATATCCACAAATGTATGACTTATATCAGACATTACTGGCCAACTTTTGGAAAGCACAAGAAATCAATATGCAAGATGACATCAAACAATGGGATAACTTATCCGAAACAGAAAAAGATGTTTTCTTACGTATAAATACACAGCTTGCATCACTTGACAGTCTGCAAACACCAACGATGACACATGTGATGGATTATGTAACAGATTCCAGCTTCAAAGCAATATTCGCTGTTATTTCACAGCAAGAAGCGGTACACAATGAATCCTACTCTTATATTTTGAGCTCTCTTGTACCATTACGTGAACAAAATGAGCGCTTTGATCAAGCCAAAGAAGATCCAATGGTTCGTAAGAGAAATCAATTGATTCTGGATAGCTATGAAGCGTTCCGTGAAAATCCGACACCACAACGCTTATTTGAATTGGCTATTAACTCTATTAATTTAGAAGGTATTTATTTTTATGCAGGATTCGCCTTCTTCTATCATTTGGCTCGCCAGCAAAAAATGTTAAAAACAAGTACAATGATCAGTTATATTCAACGTGATGAAATGCAGCACGCCTATTTCGTATCACAATTCGTCCGGATTCTGCTTACAGAAAACCCCGAGCTTAATACGGAAGAGAATATCCAATATGCCTATCAAACTGTGGATAAGGCCGTACAGTTAGAAAAAGAGTGGGCAGATTACATTTTGAAAGATATTGAAGGAATTGATCTAGATGAATTCCACGGCTATGTAGAGTATTTAGCTAACAAACGTTTCCGCCAAATCGGCTTGGACAACTATTATCCTGAACGTGACAACCCAATGGAATGGATTCATGTCTTCAGTGATGAAATGATGAACGAAACCAAATCAGACTTTTTCGAGCAAAAGTCCCGTACTTATACGAAAGTATCATCATCTAACGGTTTCGACGAATTATAA
- a CDS encoding ROK family protein → MKLGAIEAGGTKFVLAVGNDQGEILEKEVIPTEHPDITVPKVLAFFEGKSIERLGLGGFGPIDINETSPAYGQLQKTPKTDWVDYPLGAKLKEGLDVPVIIDTDVNVAAMSEAKWGSATDVDTCLYITVGTGIGAGAYFHGQTLKGLSHPEMGHIKVRRHPEDKYEGTCPYHGDCLEGIAAGPSLEKRWGKKGHELAGDQKVWEMEAFYLAQALTSYIYILSPERIIMGGGVMKQQQLFPLIRNNVLEMLNGYVSSPYLTEKEIDNYIVPPGLTDEAGVKGALYLAMQE, encoded by the coding sequence TTGAAGTTAGGTGCAATTGAAGCTGGAGGAACAAAATTTGTTTTAGCTGTAGGTAATGATCAAGGAGAAATTCTCGAAAAAGAAGTTATTCCAACAGAGCATCCTGATATTACCGTACCCAAAGTGCTAGCTTTCTTTGAAGGGAAAAGTATCGAGCGTCTTGGCCTTGGGGGATTTGGTCCGATTGATATTAATGAAACAAGTCCGGCATATGGCCAATTACAAAAAACACCGAAAACAGACTGGGTTGACTACCCGCTTGGTGCAAAATTAAAAGAAGGATTAGATGTACCAGTTATCATTGATACGGATGTAAACGTAGCGGCGATGTCAGAAGCAAAATGGGGAAGTGCTACAGATGTGGATACGTGCTTGTATATTACAGTCGGTACTGGAATCGGTGCTGGTGCGTATTTCCATGGTCAAACATTAAAAGGACTATCCCATCCTGAAATGGGTCATATTAAAGTCCGTCGTCATCCGGAAGATAAGTATGAAGGAACCTGTCCATATCATGGTGACTGTCTTGAAGGTATTGCTGCTGGTCCATCACTAGAAAAAAGATGGGGGAAGAAAGGCCATGAATTAGCAGGTGATCAAAAAGTTTGGGAAATGGAAGCCTTTTATTTAGCACAGGCTTTAACTAGCTATATTTATATCCTATCACCCGAGCGGATTATTATGGGCGGTGGCGTAATGAAACAACAACAACTCTTTCCTTTAATCCGAAACAATGTACTAGAAATGCTTAATGGTTATGTTAGTTCGCCATATTTAACGGAAAAAGAAATCGATAACTATATTGTACCTCCAGGCCTTACAGATGAAGCAGGTGTGAAGGGTGCATTATATTTGGCGATGCAGGAATAA
- a CDS encoding prenyltransferase: MDKYIDLFGYRQLKYTYEFKGSWWKIIRPPTLTGSIMPMIYGTLIASGGQWQTIRYEHFLLFLFIGVMVQMAVNMLNDYFDFLKGQEEGKWSETSRSQIGVTPYLQQVPFVFIGLVVVFSSLTLWLSIQTSLMIIVIGVAGLVLGYFYSAGRRSLSTLGLGEIAATFSLGWFPIMIASYIQTGSVTGETLLLALPFCFLIASMILTNNTRDIDKDQSTRQTIAIRLGHLKAYWLLVCIIIAAYTSVFVLMFLGLLPFLTSIVVLALPSALSLFRHMHPKSNTLKKGMQQAAVHHFIFSLLVIIGLIV; encoded by the coding sequence ATGGATAAGTATATCGATTTATTTGGATATCGCCAATTGAAGTACACGTATGAATTTAAAGGAAGCTGGTGGAAGATTATTCGTCCGCCTACTTTAACCGGATCGATCATGCCAATGATTTATGGAACGCTGATTGCTTCTGGTGGGCAATGGCAAACGATTCGTTATGAACATTTCCTACTGTTTCTTTTTATTGGAGTTATGGTACAGATGGCGGTCAATATGCTCAATGATTACTTTGATTTTTTAAAAGGACAAGAAGAAGGAAAATGGTCCGAGACTTCCCGAAGTCAAATAGGAGTTACTCCATATTTACAGCAGGTTCCTTTTGTATTTATTGGACTAGTAGTAGTGTTTTCCAGTTTGACGTTATGGTTATCGATCCAAACGAGTTTGATGATTATCGTGATTGGTGTAGCAGGTTTAGTGCTCGGTTATTTTTACTCCGCTGGTCGTCGTTCCTTATCAACACTAGGACTTGGAGAAATAGCGGCAACCTTTTCATTAGGTTGGTTTCCCATTATGATCGCCAGCTATATCCAAACAGGTTCCGTGACAGGGGAGACACTATTGCTAGCACTTCCTTTTTGTTTTCTAATTGCATCGATGATTTTAACTAACAATACGCGTGACATAGACAAAGATCAGTCAACGAGACAAACGATTGCGATTCGGCTTGGTCATCTAAAAGCTTATTGGTTACTGGTTTGTATTATCATCGCAGCTTATACATCCGTATTTGTATTAATGTTTCTCGGATTACTGCCATTTTTGACTTCAATCGTGGTACTTGCGCTTCCATCAGCTCTATCATTATTTCGGCATATGCATCCTAAGTCAAATACACTAAAGAAAGGGATGCAGCAAGCGGCTGTTCACCATTTTATCTTTAGTTTGTTAGTGATTATTGGCCTGATAGTTTAG
- a CDS encoding DUF6773 family protein — MNFFKNKIQDERVINEQNKIYREIYLLIYIVCLVSVVYKFFVYGFEMEHVATEMAIFVVAGIYYGVRASQKGLFSAEVEIHDNKSKWSYQTKTITIGVVVGLLLALFFGINSAYSYADSQLEAIKYFFITFVASIMFYIPFLVLVLAVSYSSAKKQSDKAVEKQLEDDES; from the coding sequence ATGAACTTTTTCAAAAATAAAATCCAAGATGAACGTGTCATTAATGAGCAAAACAAGATTTATCGAGAAATTTATCTGTTAATCTATATCGTTTGTTTAGTTTCGGTAGTGTACAAATTTTTTGTTTATGGTTTTGAAATGGAACATGTGGCAACCGAAATGGCTATATTTGTCGTGGCAGGGATTTATTATGGTGTCCGTGCATCGCAAAAAGGGCTATTTTCTGCTGAAGTCGAGATACACGACAATAAAAGCAAATGGAGCTATCAGACTAAAACCATTACTATAGGGGTTGTAGTAGGACTTTTACTGGCACTATTTTTTGGTATCAATAGTGCATACAGTTACGCAGATAGTCAATTAGAAGCAATTAAATATTTCTTCATTACGTTTGTAGCGTCCATTATGTTTTATATTCCTTTTCTTGTTCTAGTATTGGCTGTAAGTTATTCTTCTGCGAAAAAACAAAGTGATAAGGCAGTGGAAAAACAGTTAGAGGATGACGAATCATGA
- a CDS encoding small multi-drug export protein: MLEYVLIFLGAALPWFEIALVIPLGIVTGLNPLLVILVAFIGNMATILALIFGYDKFKLWLAKRQEKQNKREDRARNLLNKYGLPGMVLLGPILIGSHIAAFIGMTLGATKQATLVWSTFSIGAWSLAFGVLTALGFDFFTN; encoded by the coding sequence ATGTTAGAATATGTACTTATTTTTTTAGGTGCTGCACTACCTTGGTTTGAAATTGCTCTCGTGATTCCACTTGGCATTGTAACAGGATTAAATCCCCTTCTCGTTATCTTGGTCGCTTTCATCGGAAATATGGCAACCATACTAGCCTTAATTTTCGGTTATGATAAATTCAAGCTGTGGCTAGCCAAAAGGCAAGAGAAACAAAACAAACGCGAAGATAGAGCACGCAATCTTTTGAATAAATACGGGCTACCGGGCATGGTGTTGCTAGGACCAATCCTAATTGGTTCTCATATCGCTGCCTTTATCGGTATGACACTAGGCGCAACAAAACAAGCAACCTTAGTCTGGTCTACTTTCAGCATTGGAGCTTGGTCATTAGCATTTGGAGTATTAACCGCATTAGGGTTTGACTTTTTCACCAATTAA
- a CDS encoding flavodoxin domain-containing protein: MMKAAIIYTSVTGNTSTLADIICDTMNKHHIETDLIPVDEFHPEQLHNYDIVTVGTYSWDNGELPMEMEEVFEAFEEEEVKHITTGVFGTGDSFYPYYCGAVDIFRDMLYVHTNLAVTLKVELTPQDEDLHRCEKFCDRLASEFAVVS, translated from the coding sequence ATGATGAAAGCTGCGATTATTTATACATCTGTTACAGGTAATACCTCTACTCTGGCAGATATCATTTGTGACACTATGAATAAGCATCATATCGAAACAGACCTGATTCCTGTCGATGAATTCCATCCGGAACAGCTGCACAACTATGATATCGTTACTGTCGGTACGTATTCATGGGACAATGGTGAACTTCCAATGGAAATGGAAGAAGTCTTTGAAGCATTTGAAGAGGAAGAGGTAAAACATATTACCACAGGTGTATTTGGAACAGGAGACAGCTTCTATCCTTATTATTGTGGAGCGGTAGACATTTTTAGAGATATGCTTTATGTTCATACTAATCTTGCAGTTACCTTAAAAGTAGAATTAACACCGCAAGACGAAGATCTTCACCGATGCGAAAAATTTTGTGATCGATTAGCAAGTGAATTTGCAGTAGTTTCATAG
- a CDS encoding ABC transporter ATP-binding protein, which yields MLKQFFSYYKPHKRLFIIDFSSAVVVAILELAFPIAVQWLIDELLPGRDWDLIVSVSILLFAVYLLSTFLQYVVSYLGHKLGINIETDMREQLFTHVQRQSFRFFDNTKTGHIMSRITNDLFDIGELAHHGPEDFFIAIMTFTGAFWIMFTINPTLALIALVMVPLLVALVTYCNIAMNKAWHQMYHNIAGVNARVEDAVSGVRVVQSFTNEDFELNRFNQDNGLFRKAKIKAYKVMAGTHSSIYMMTRFLTIIVLIVGAWLSFNGNLSYGELVSFVLYTNVLIKPIDKISALLELYPKGMAGFRRFQEILAKEPEITDHPNAVAVDKLTGDIRLNQVDFSYDGHQQVLENINLQIHPGETVAFVGPSGAGKTTICSLIPRFYDVIDGSITIDGIDIRKMTKKSLRSQIGIVQQDVFLFTGTVRENIAYGNQEATDEEIIDAAKKAHLDQVIADLPDGYDTQIGERGLKLSGGQKQRLAIARTFLKNPPILILDEATSALDTETERMIQQSLDQLAENRTTLVIAHRLATIKDADRVVVVTNDGIAEEGSYQELLAKNGVFARLHKIQYEDKKSVERPFSDVWTGPNRRR from the coding sequence ATGTTAAAGCAGTTTTTTTCTTATTATAAACCACATAAGCGACTGTTTATCATTGACTTTTCCAGCGCTGTGGTTGTTGCGATCTTAGAACTCGCCTTTCCAATTGCCGTGCAGTGGTTAATAGATGAATTATTACCTGGACGTGATTGGGATCTAATTGTCTCAGTCAGTATCTTATTATTTGCTGTCTATCTGCTCAGTACCTTCTTGCAATATGTTGTTAGTTACTTAGGACACAAACTGGGGATTAATATTGAAACAGATATGCGTGAGCAATTATTTACACACGTACAGCGCCAGTCATTTCGTTTCTTTGATAATACGAAAACTGGTCATATTATGAGTCGTATCACTAACGACTTATTTGATATCGGTGAGTTGGCACACCATGGACCAGAAGACTTTTTCATTGCGATTATGACCTTTACCGGAGCATTTTGGATAATGTTCACCATCAACCCGACACTTGCCCTGATTGCGCTAGTGATGGTACCACTGTTAGTTGCTCTAGTAACTTACTGTAATATCGCTATGAATAAAGCATGGCACCAAATGTACCACAATATAGCTGGAGTTAATGCCCGTGTCGAAGATGCTGTATCCGGAGTAAGAGTCGTTCAATCTTTTACAAATGAGGATTTTGAATTAAATCGATTCAATCAAGATAACGGCCTGTTCCGCAAAGCAAAAATTAAAGCCTACAAAGTCATGGCTGGAACACATTCAAGCATTTATATGATGACTCGCTTCCTTACCATAATTGTCCTTATTGTCGGGGCATGGTTAAGCTTTAATGGCAACTTAAGCTATGGGGAATTAGTCAGCTTTGTACTTTATACCAATGTTTTAATAAAACCGATAGATAAAATCAGTGCATTATTGGAATTGTATCCAAAAGGAATGGCTGGATTCCGCCGCTTCCAAGAAATATTGGCGAAAGAACCGGAAATTACGGATCATCCCAATGCGGTTGCCGTCGACAAGCTGACAGGGGATATTCGACTTAATCAGGTCGACTTTTCCTATGATGGTCACCAACAAGTATTAGAAAATATTAATTTACAGATCCATCCTGGAGAAACGGTCGCATTTGTCGGTCCTTCTGGTGCAGGGAAAACGACCATTTGCTCCTTGATACCAAGGTTTTATGATGTCATTGATGGTTCTATTACGATAGATGGAATCGATATTCGTAAAATGACGAAAAAGTCATTACGCTCTCAAATCGGTATTGTACAGCAGGATGTCTTTCTTTTTACCGGAACTGTTAGGGAAAATATCGCCTATGGCAATCAAGAGGCCACAGATGAAGAGATTATCGATGCTGCGAAAAAAGCACATCTGGATCAGGTTATTGCTGATTTACCAGATGGGTATGATACCCAAATCGGTGAACGTGGCTTAAAACTATCAGGTGGGCAAAAGCAACGATTGGCAATTGCTCGCACATTCTTAAAAAATCCACCCATATTAATATTAGATGAAGCAACGTCCGCCTTAGACACTGAAACAGAACGAATGATACAGCAATCACTGGATCAGCTTGCGGAAAACCGCACGACGTTGGTAATTGCACACCGATTAGCGACGATCAAAGATGCTGATCGTGTAGTAGTCGTAACAAATGATGGCATCGCCGAAGAAGGCAGTTACCAGGAGCTATTAGCAAAAAACGGAGTTTTCGCACGATTGCATAAGATTCAATATGAAGATAAGAAAAGCGTAGAACGCCCGTTTAGCGACGTATGGACTGGACCGAACCGTAGGAGATAA
- a CDS encoding helix-turn-helix transcriptional regulator, which translates to MKNLKLKVARVEHDLSQAELAEKVGVTRQTIGLIEQGKYNPSLQLCISICKTLNKTLDELFWQKED; encoded by the coding sequence ATGAAAAATCTCAAGCTGAAAGTGGCAAGAGTGGAACATGATTTATCACAGGCTGAATTAGCAGAAAAAGTGGGTGTTACCAGGCAAACGATTGGCTTAATTGAGCAAGGAAAATATAATCCGAGCCTTCAGCTGTGTATTTCGATTTGTAAAACATTAAATAAAACGCTAGATGAATTATTTTGGCAAAAAGAAGACTAA
- a CDS encoding ribonucleoside-diphosphate reductase subunit alpha, translating into MTTEVKSIKQSVTKALQEAEEKYGLDTKDIQKRIEESAKSDKDTTQEALFYSLNRISMDKPKWTFVAAHFHLNQLYEEAAQNRGYDPAQKYGDLHQLIKVLTDKGIYSADILTHYSKEEINQLQQAIDPEKDSLFNYIGLFLLADRYIARDHDRNLFELPQERFMIIAMTLMQNEAPEKRIELVKEAYWALSNLYMTVATPTLSNAGKSYGQLSSCFIDTVDDSLDGIYLNNWDIARLSKDGGGIGIYYGKVRALGSDIKKFKGNSSGVVPWIRLVNDTAVSVDQLGQRQGAVAIYLDAFHKDIMNGFLDLKTNNGDERRKAHDIFTGVSIPDLFMEQLQETDAQGKSIGEWHTFCPHQVKQIMDWKDENGNPLGLEDFYDENDNKYFTEKYWEAVNHPLLPRKTYRAMDIMARIMIAQLETGTPYMFYRDEVNRQNPNKHKRGIGKTSIYCSNLCTEIAQNMSPTTISKEYQDEEGNIIIVRKPGDFVVCNLSSINLPNAVREEVLDRLISIQVRMLDNVIDLNTISVGQAQVTNKKYRAVGLGTFGWHHLLALESIHWETEEAVEYADKVYEDIAYYTIKASMELAKEKGAYSEFEGSEWQTGVYFDRRDYHSDRWNKLREEVAANGVRNGWLMAVAPNSSTAKIGGSTDGIDPLYAVEFAEEKKNFKFKVTAPDLDHVTYNYYRRARHELDQVWSIKQNAKRQRHVDQAISFNFYVRHDIKAKELLNLHMAAWENRLKTTYYVRSTSQTEIEECEACHS; encoded by the coding sequence ATGACAACAGAAGTTAAATCTATTAAACAATCAGTCACAAAAGCTTTACAAGAAGCAGAAGAAAAATATGGATTAGATACGAAGGATATTCAAAAACGTATCGAAGAATCTGCAAAATCTGACAAAGATACGACACAAGAAGCTTTATTCTATTCCTTGAACCGAATCTCTATGGATAAGCCAAAATGGACTTTTGTTGCGGCTCATTTCCATTTAAATCAATTATACGAAGAAGCAGCACAAAATCGAGGGTATGACCCCGCTCAAAAATACGGCGATTTACATCAATTAATTAAGGTACTAACAGACAAAGGAATCTACAGTGCCGACATCCTTACTCATTATAGCAAAGAAGAGATTAATCAACTACAACAAGCAATTGATCCAGAAAAAGACTCACTCTTCAACTACATAGGGCTTTTTCTACTAGCAGATCGTTATATAGCAAGAGATCATGACCGTAACTTATTTGAGTTGCCACAAGAACGATTTATGATTATTGCCATGACACTAATGCAAAACGAAGCACCTGAAAAACGAATCGAATTAGTGAAGGAAGCTTATTGGGCATTAAGCAACTTATATATGACAGTGGCAACACCTACCCTATCCAATGCAGGTAAAAGCTATGGTCAGCTGTCTTCCTGCTTTATCGACACCGTAGACGATTCATTAGACGGCATTTATTTAAATAACTGGGATATTGCACGTCTAAGTAAAGATGGCGGTGGAATCGGTATTTATTATGGTAAAGTTCGTGCGCTAGGATCAGATATTAAGAAATTCAAAGGCAATTCATCTGGTGTTGTACCGTGGATTCGCTTAGTGAACGATACAGCGGTCAGTGTTGATCAATTAGGTCAACGTCAAGGTGCCGTGGCGATCTATCTGGATGCTTTCCATAAAGACATTATGAACGGTTTCTTAGACCTAAAGACAAATAATGGTGATGAACGTCGTAAAGCACACGATATCTTTACAGGTGTATCTATTCCGGATTTATTTATGGAACAATTACAAGAAACAGATGCTCAAGGAAAAAGTATTGGTGAGTGGCATACTTTCTGTCCACATCAAGTAAAACAAATCATGGATTGGAAAGACGAAAATGGCAATCCACTTGGTCTAGAAGACTTTTATGATGAAAATGATAACAAATATTTTACAGAGAAGTATTGGGAAGCAGTAAATCATCCATTATTACCTAGAAAAACATATCGGGCGATGGATATTATGGCACGTATTATGATCGCTCAATTAGAAACCGGAACACCATATATGTTCTATCGTGATGAAGTCAATCGTCAAAACCCGAATAAACATAAACGAGGGATCGGTAAAACATCTATCTATTGCAGTAACTTATGTACGGAAATAGCACAAAACATGTCACCGACAACAATCTCTAAAGAATATCAAGATGAAGAAGGTAATATTATCATTGTTCGTAAACCTGGTGATTTTGTTGTTTGTAATTTATCATCCATTAACTTACCAAACGCGGTTCGTGAAGAAGTATTGGATCGATTAATTTCTATACAAGTTCGCATGTTAGACAATGTTATTGATTTAAATACTATTTCAGTCGGCCAAGCACAGGTAACAAACAAAAAATATCGTGCTGTAGGTCTCGGTACTTTCGGTTGGCATCACCTGCTTGCACTAGAAAGCATACATTGGGAAACAGAAGAAGCTGTCGAATACGCAGATAAAGTGTACGAAGATATTGCCTATTACACCATCAAAGCATCGATGGAATTAGCAAAAGAAAAAGGTGCCTACTCCGAATTTGAAGGCTCTGAATGGCAAACCGGTGTCTATTTTGACAGAAGAGACTATCATTCAGACCGCTGGAACAAGTTACGCGAAGAAGTGGCTGCAAATGGTGTTCGCAACGGCTGGTTAATGGCTGTAGCTCCCAACTCTTCTACTGCAAAAATCGGTGGCTCTACTGATGGAATTGATCCATTATATGCAGTGGAATTTGCGGAAGAAAAGAAAAACTTCAAATTTAAAGTTACGGCGCCAGACCTAGATCATGTAACATACAACTATTACCGTCGTGCACGTCACGAGCTCGATCAAGTATGGAGTATTAAACAAAATGCCAAAAGACAACGTCACGTTGATCAAGCAATCAGCTTTAACTTCTATGTACGTCATGATATTAAAGCGAAAGAATTATTAAACTTACACATGGCAGCATGGGAAAACCGTTTAAAAACAACCTATTATGTTCGAAGTACTTCCCAAACGGAAATCGAAGAATGTGAAGCATGCCATAGTTAA